One window of the Clostridium sp. MB40-C1 genome contains the following:
- the nrdG gene encoding anaerobic ribonucleoside-triphosphate reductase activating protein, giving the protein MLQVAGFLDNSTVNGKGLRSVLFVSGCNHNCIGCHNKDMQNFSYGDKVSLDYVFNRIQHNIPLISGVTFSGGEPFEQAKQLTILAKKIKDKDLNLWCYTGYTYEEILQSNDTNKLNLLKHIDVLIDGKFNESLKDDAPKYLGSTNQRIIDVKKSLQSKKIITL; this is encoded by the coding sequence ATGCTTCAAGTTGCAGGTTTTTTAGATAATTCCACAGTCAATGGGAAAGGTCTTAGAAGTGTCTTATTTGTATCTGGATGCAACCATAATTGTATTGGATGCCACAATAAGGATATGCAAAATTTTAGTTATGGAGATAAAGTATCTTTAGACTATGTATTTAATAGAATCCAACATAATATTCCATTAATTTCAGGTGTAACTTTTTCTGGCGGAGAGCCTTTTGAGCAAGCAAAACAATTAACTATTCTTGCTAAAAAAATTAAGGATAAAGATTTAAATTTATGGTGTTATACAGGCTATACATATGAAGAAATATTACAAAGTAACGATACAAATAAACTAAACTTATTAAAACACATAGATGTTCTTATAGATGGAAAATTTAATGAAAGTTTAAAAGACGATGCACCTAAATACTTAGGTTCTACAAATCAGAGAATTATAGACGTAAAAAAAAGCTTACAATCAAAAAAAATTATTACCCTAT
- a CDS encoding DUF3298 and DUF4163 domain-containing protein, translating into MKSLVCIGLIVSMVGSTSTAIASTPNSSVLSKTPTSISRINTVSSVKVQGKKLVSQDNLLSAELNVPVISGLLNFELQKQINSVLERDAISFKDKVSKLAKEYDAEEIDPEFKRLPFCVNIDYKVSYNRNNFLSLYIDYYEYTGGAHGSTTRKCYNIDLKTGKLLNLKDIFSKNSNYKEIINETIKTEIQKNPEKYFEESFQGIVDDQCFVVEGNDLVIYFQQYEIAPYASGILEFKIPFSKIKK; encoded by the coding sequence ATGAAAAGTTTAGTTTGTATTGGATTAATTGTTTCAATGGTAGGATCAACTTCTACAGCAATAGCAAGTACACCTAATTCTAGTGTTTTAAGTAAAACTCCTACTAGTATATCAAGAATAAACACAGTATCTTCAGTAAAAGTTCAAGGCAAAAAGCTAGTAAGCCAAGATAATTTATTATCAGCAGAATTGAATGTTCCTGTGATAAGTGGGCTACTAAATTTTGAATTACAAAAACAAATAAATTCAGTATTAGAAAGAGATGCAATTAGTTTCAAAGATAAGGTATCAAAACTAGCTAAAGAGTACGATGCTGAAGAAATAGATCCAGAATTTAAAAGGCTTCCCTTCTGTGTAAATATAGATTATAAAGTATCATACAATAGAAATAATTTCTTAAGTCTTTATATTGATTATTATGAGTATACAGGTGGAGCTCATGGGTCAACTACAAGAAAATGCTATAATATTGATCTTAAAACAGGAAAACTATTAAACTTAAAAGATATATTTAGTAAAAATTCAAATTATAAAGAGATTATTAATGAAACAATAAAAACAGAAATACAAAAAAATCCTGAAAAATATTTTGAAGAAAGTTTTCAAGGTATAGTAGATGATCAGTGCTTTGTTGTAGAAGGAAATGACTTAGTTATATACTTCCAACAATATGAAATAGCACCATATGCATCAGGAATTCTTGAATTTAAAATACCTTTTTCTAAAATTAAAAAATAA
- a CDS encoding HAAS domain-containing protein produces the protein MNKQQYLDILSKNLNVSKEEKEEIIYDYEEHFRVGMENGKSDEEIIKELGEPKAMAKQYSVYEFVEKAKEKPSPKNIYSAILAFMGMGFFNLIFVLGPSLAVAGILFALIVISFSIIISGAAFALAPILVPLGIANVSNIPILATPFLGIGFLALGILATRGSYKINKGFYKVIIKYIDKNIKIIKN, from the coding sequence ATGAATAAACAACAGTATTTAGATATACTTTCAAAAAATTTAAATGTTTCAAAGGAAGAAAAAGAAGAAATAATTTATGATTATGAAGAACATTTTAGAGTAGGAATGGAAAATGGAAAATCAGATGAAGAAATAATAAAGGAATTAGGAGAACCCAAGGCTATGGCTAAGCAATATTCTGTTTATGAATTTGTAGAAAAGGCAAAAGAAAAACCTTCTCCTAAGAATATATATTCAGCAATACTTGCTTTTATGGGAATGGGATTTTTTAATTTGATATTTGTATTAGGACCTTCTTTAGCTGTGGCGGGTATATTATTTGCTTTAATTGTAATTTCTTTTTCTATTATTATTTCAGGAGCTGCATTTGCATTAGCTCCAATACTAGTGCCGCTAGGAATTGCTAATGTATCTAATATACCTATTTTAGCAACACCGTTTTTGGGAATTGGTTTTTTAGCTCTAGGGATATTAGCAACTAGAGGAAGTTATAAAATAAATAAAGGATTTTATAAAGTAATAATAAAATATATAGACAAAAATATAAAAATTATAAAAAACTAA
- a CDS encoding PadR family transcriptional regulator: MDTQLKKGVLELCVLSVLKDKDCYGYELVTEISKSIEISDGTIYPILRRLTKEGYFNTYLKESTEGPPRKYYSLTEAGERKRIELTEEWYEFVKAVNRVIKENEEKIDNLILERGNN; the protein is encoded by the coding sequence ATGGATACACAATTAAAAAAAGGAGTTCTTGAACTTTGCGTATTATCTGTTTTAAAAGATAAGGATTGCTATGGATATGAACTTGTAACGGAAATATCTAAAAGCATAGAGATATCAGATGGAACAATTTATCCTATACTTAGGCGTTTAACAAAAGAAGGATACTTTAATACCTATTTGAAAGAATCAACAGAAGGACCACCACGAAAATATTACAGTTTAACTGAAGCAGGAGAAAGAAAGAGAATTGAACTTACAGAAGAATGGTATGAATTCGTTAAAGCTGTAAATCGAGTAATTAAAGAAAATGAAGAAAAAATTGATAATTTAATATTAGAGAGAGGGAATAATTAA
- a CDS encoding anaerobic ribonucleoside triphosphate reductase: MLYVVKRDGREVPFNSIKITNAIKASADEIGFNLKESEAIEGTQRVIEHIEEKGYDKITVEEIQNIVENILLQNGYNPIGIAYSNYRKERTKLREIKSDLMRSIKSIGIETDRDNANVGNNFSSKLLRIASESNKWYNLAAMPKHLAKAHENGDIYYHDLDSYNLTTNCLNIETGKILKRGFNTGYGTILPAKRIESAAELSCILLQSTQNDMFGGQAHVDFDNDMADFVNMTRQEIIKEYKEEFNETGLDIETIAEKKLKKVVHQAMQGIVYNLNTMHSRAGSQVPFSSINLGLPRSKDAAMVCETFLQEYEKGLGKGEQPIFPNIIFRVKKGVNREQEDPYYYLYELACQVASKRMNPMFMNLDADFNKEYYDKGIIAATMGCRTYIMSNVNGEAGPAGRGNIAPTTINLPRIGILAKGNVDKFFSLLDNRLSLARESLLHRYDVLKKLKVKDLPFIAGEHLMRGSENLSLDDSIEPILRQGTWGIGFIGLAETLVALTGKHHAEDKNVYELGLKIISYIREFCDEYKELDKLNWSCYATPAEGLSGKFIIQDKKVFGNIKGVTDKDYYTNSYHVPVSYKISIKDKIDLEAPFHKLCNGGHITYIEMDGYPEPEDVKAIIDYSYKNTNISYIGINFHMKYCRDCGERIEASKHTCPKCKSKNIQGISRVTGYLSLDERFGNGKVAERKDRTSHNNEAHINTYDI; this comes from the coding sequence ATGCTATATGTTGTGAAAAGGGATGGTAGAGAAGTACCATTCAACTCTATTAAGATTACTAACGCTATTAAAGCTTCTGCAGATGAAATAGGCTTTAATTTAAAAGAAAGCGAAGCTATAGAAGGTACTCAAAGAGTTATAGAACACATCGAAGAAAAAGGATATGATAAAATAACAGTAGAAGAAATACAAAATATTGTTGAAAATATTTTGTTACAAAATGGATATAATCCTATAGGGATAGCATATTCAAATTATAGAAAAGAAAGAACAAAATTAAGAGAAATAAAATCAGATTTAATGAGAAGTATTAAAAGTATAGGAATTGAAACAGATCGTGATAATGCAAATGTAGGAAATAATTTTAGCTCCAAACTCCTAAGAATCGCCAGTGAATCTAATAAATGGTATAATCTTGCTGCAATGCCTAAACATTTAGCTAAAGCTCATGAGAATGGAGATATATACTATCATGATTTAGATAGTTATAATCTAACTACTAACTGTTTAAATATTGAAACAGGTAAAATATTAAAGCGTGGATTCAATACAGGCTATGGTACAATTCTTCCGGCTAAAAGAATAGAGTCTGCTGCAGAGTTATCCTGTATACTGCTTCAAAGCACTCAAAATGATATGTTCGGAGGTCAAGCTCATGTTGATTTTGATAATGATATGGCAGACTTCGTAAATATGACAAGACAAGAAATAATAAAAGAATATAAAGAAGAATTTAATGAAACAGGATTAGATATAGAAACAATAGCAGAAAAAAAATTAAAAAAAGTTGTTCATCAAGCTATGCAAGGAATAGTTTACAACTTAAACACTATGCATTCTAGAGCTGGAAGTCAAGTTCCTTTTAGCTCAATAAATTTAGGTCTTCCTAGAAGCAAAGATGCAGCTATGGTATGTGAAACATTTTTACAAGAATATGAAAAAGGGCTAGGTAAAGGAGAACAGCCTATATTCCCTAACATAATATTTAGAGTAAAAAAAGGTGTAAATAGAGAACAAGAAGACCCCTATTATTATTTATATGAACTAGCTTGCCAGGTTGCAAGTAAAAGAATGAATCCTATGTTTATGAATCTAGATGCAGACTTTAATAAAGAATACTATGACAAAGGTATTATTGCAGCTACCATGGGATGTAGAACATATATAATGTCTAATGTAAATGGTGAAGCTGGACCTGCAGGTAGAGGTAATATTGCTCCTACTACAATAAATCTTCCACGTATTGGAATATTAGCTAAAGGCAATGTAGATAAATTCTTCTCTCTTTTAGATAATAGATTATCTCTTGCTAGAGAGTCATTATTACATCGATATGATGTTCTTAAAAAATTAAAAGTAAAAGACTTACCTTTTATAGCAGGAGAACACTTAATGAGGGGTTCTGAAAATCTATCTCTTGATGATTCTATAGAACCTATTTTAAGACAAGGCACATGGGGTATTGGATTTATTGGTCTTGCAGAAACTTTAGTTGCTTTGACTGGTAAACATCATGCTGAAGACAAAAATGTCTATGAATTAGGATTAAAAATTATTTCTTACATAAGAGAATTCTGTGATGAATATAAAGAACTTGATAAATTAAACTGGTCATGTTATGCAACCCCTGCTGAAGGACTTTCAGGAAAGTTTATAATTCAAGATAAAAAAGTATTTGGAAATATTAAAGGAGTTACAGATAAAGATTACTATACTAATAGTTATCATGTTCCTGTTTCATATAAAATATCTATAAAAGATAAAATAGACCTAGAAGCGCCATTCCACAAATTATGTAATGGCGGACATATAACTTACATCGAAATGGATGGATATCCAGAACCTGAAGATGTTAAAGCAATAATTGATTATTCTTATAAAAACACTAATATTAGTTATATAGGCATAAACTTTCACATGAAATATTGTAGAGATTGTGGAGAAAGAATAGAAGCTTCTAAACATACTTGTCCTAAATGTAAAAGTAAAAATATACAAGGTATATCAAGAGTTACAGGTTACCTTTCACTAGATGAAAGATTTGGTAATGGAAAGGTTGCTGAAAGAAAAGATAGAACTTCTCATAATAATGAAGCACATATTAACACTTATGATATTTAA
- a CDS encoding DUF4097 family beta strand repeat-containing protein: MIKLFKNIKNFQLVIIAVLGIGIGSSILFFSNDFSFKRFFLEDNKNVIKEVIKENMVPLSNINKIDVDSDSADVNIVSEERKDIKVKFEKAKDSKKANYNLNVAVNNNSLDIKASNNKKLLNIISLGDTEKVTITIYLPKNYNKNLNVDTSLGSIDLKDIKLDNVICELGLGSMNITNVQAENFKCNNKNGKIIANKLYTNSTTINASLGKAILKEFTGALEMDMGNGSADISYVKLNNNVNIKQSLGDVDISLPKNAEFYLDADTKLGDLQCDFPVTIQGNVKDEGKLEGVVKADKYKVIIKNSNGDINIKQR, translated from the coding sequence ATGATTAAATTATTTAAAAATATAAAAAATTTTCAATTAGTTATAATAGCTGTTTTAGGTATAGGAATAGGTTCATCAATACTTTTTTTTAGTAATGACTTTAGTTTTAAAAGATTTTTTTTAGAGGATAATAAAAATGTTATCAAAGAAGTTATTAAAGAGAATATGGTACCATTGAGTAATATAAATAAAATTGATGTTGATTCTGATAGTGCTGATGTAAATATAGTGTCAGAAGAAAGAAAAGATATTAAAGTAAAATTCGAAAAAGCTAAGGATAGTAAGAAGGCAAACTATAATTTGAATGTTGCAGTAAATAATAATAGTTTAGATATAAAAGCTTCTAATAATAAAAAATTGCTTAATATTATCTCATTAGGTGACACAGAAAAAGTAACTATAACAATATATTTACCTAAAAACTATAATAAAAATTTAAATGTGGATACTTCTTTAGGTAGTATAGACTTAAAAGATATTAAGTTAGATAATGTGATTTGTGAATTAGGATTAGGAAGTATGAATATTACTAATGTACAAGCTGAAAATTTTAAATGTAATAATAAAAATGGAAAAATTATAGCTAATAAATTATATACAAATTCAACAACAATAAATGCTAGTTTAGGCAAAGCAATATTAAAAGAATTTACAGGAGCTTTAGAAATGGATATGGGTAATGGAAGTGCTGATATATCTTATGTTAAATTAAATAACAATGTAAATATTAAACAGTCTTTAGGTGATGTAGATATATCATTACCTAAAAATGCAGAATTTTATTTGGATGCAGATACAAAATTAGGGGATTTACAATGTGATTTTCCTGTAACAATCCAGGGTAATGTAAAAGATGAGGGTAAATTAGAAGGTGTTGTAAAAGCTGACAAATATAAAGTTATTATTAAAAACAGCAATGGAGATATAAATATAAAGCAGAGATAA
- a CDS encoding HAMP domain-containing sensor histidine kinase, with product MKSIKTRLLKSYFLIIVLTVFICEVFLISSIRKYFYDNTKDFLSNQIKMSAQFYNTYLSSTGLEENIAADVDVFWKNTPAQVQILALSGNILMDSIGYYQTEVIDTKDFKAASSGDLGYVIYENPKSNETLMSVAYPLKKQDKIEGVLRFITSMEKVDKTIKEISNFLILIGLSVILLSSIISIFVSKKITKPIKIITDGAEKMASGNLEEKIKKTTNDELGKLTDTLNYMSEEILKNEKLKNEFIASVSHELRTPLTSIKGWAVALSLCDPENKSEFEDGLKIIEQESDRLTLLVEELLDFSKLISGKITLKKELIDLNNFVDHMIKQLTPRSQRENIKISVTNKCLIPNIYADKNRLKQLFMNILDNSFKFTPNGGEILISTSIQDNYLFITIKDTGCGIPKEDLPKVKEKFYKGKNTKSKNGIGLSICNEIVSLHNGVLNIFSEENDGTEVQIMLPIESIIDSSSNL from the coding sequence TTGAAGTCAATAAAAACTAGATTACTTAAAAGTTACTTTTTAATAATAGTTCTAACAGTTTTCATTTGTGAAGTCTTTTTAATATCTTCTATAAGAAAATATTTTTATGATAATACAAAGGATTTTTTATCAAACCAAATAAAAATGTCAGCTCAATTTTATAATACCTATCTTTCTTCGACAGGTCTTGAAGAAAATATTGCTGCTGATGTAGATGTGTTTTGGAAAAACACTCCTGCTCAAGTCCAAATATTAGCCCTATCTGGGAATATTTTAATGGATTCAATCGGCTACTATCAAACTGAAGTTATAGATACTAAAGATTTTAAGGCAGCTTCTTCTGGTGATTTAGGTTATGTCATCTATGAAAATCCTAAATCAAATGAAACATTAATGTCAGTAGCCTATCCTTTAAAAAAACAAGACAAAATCGAAGGAGTACTAAGATTTATAACTTCTATGGAAAAAGTTGATAAAACTATTAAAGAAATCTCTAATTTTTTAATACTTATAGGTTTATCTGTAATATTACTATCTAGTATTATTAGTATATTTGTATCAAAAAAAATAACTAAACCTATAAAAATAATAACTGATGGTGCTGAAAAGATGGCTTCAGGTAATTTAGAAGAAAAAATAAAGAAAACTACCAATGATGAACTTGGAAAACTTACTGATACCTTAAATTATATGTCTGAAGAAATATTAAAAAATGAAAAATTAAAAAATGAATTTATAGCTTCGGTTTCCCATGAACTAAGAACTCCACTAACTTCTATAAAAGGTTGGGCAGTTGCTTTAAGTTTATGTGATCCTGAAAATAAATCTGAGTTTGAAGATGGACTCAAAATAATTGAACAAGAATCTGATAGATTAACATTATTAGTTGAAGAACTACTTGATTTTTCCAAACTTATTTCTGGAAAAATAACTTTAAAAAAAGAATTAATTGATTTAAATAACTTTGTAGACCATATGATAAAACAATTAACTCCAAGATCTCAAAGAGAAAATATTAAAATCTCAGTTACAAATAAATGCTTAATTCCAAATATATATGCTGATAAAAATAGACTTAAACAGTTATTTATGAATATACTAGATAATTCTTTTAAATTTACTCCAAATGGCGGAGAAATTCTAATATCTACTAGTATACAAGATAACTATTTATTTATAACCATAAAAGATACTGGTTGTGGAATACCAAAAGAAGATTTACCTAAAGTTAAAGAAAAGTTTTATAAGGGCAAAAATACTAAATCAAAAAATGGTATTGGTTTATCTATTTGTAATGAAATAGTTTCACTTCATAATGGAGTGTTAAATATATTTAGTGAGGAAAATGACGGAACTGAAGTACAAATTATGTTACCTATAGAGAGTATTATTGATTCATCTAGTAATCTCTAA